The following coding sequences lie in one Notolabrus celidotus isolate fNotCel1 chromosome 6, fNotCel1.pri, whole genome shotgun sequence genomic window:
- the dnai4 gene encoding WD repeat-containing protein 78 — MYTQVENKKKASLQLNSSSPRMTNSVSGIHKVGLSSRNKWSFTGSPTRKGSILAGHRGSKLSVLDDKSEVPKAVQVLDDDGNDVTPLPLNQEESGDKFKQGKFFCEEIFSSLRSERLKSTSTFNLPTASSFMDSSTPSSMRASMTKESEDSVLDVPMLPPAPYEVPRKRYNVEPQLTEEMLDEVVDILLHETDTISLLDIPNTSVSEDAEEAEAIEKANIQYAELCKNRLGNDKFVVRSTQTFNGALKNKQIQSDEIVTLDEGTMATVWDIYDSFCDKEDTTEDEAADFPESVVNTSNGQERKDEKSSSCSTVATGSTVSSLVEKESCRSTLSTEPNTQLIMSESFQYSLLVMERSIVTNLFQPKLAAYRKLPILEDPDSTVEPGAEEQSEECEESSSSPTLEPLWSFSCELTRGRNVTCMALNKENPDLLAVGYGDLNCLCQKPGLICCWSLKNPSWPERVIHCHSSVTSLEFSAENTGQLAVGMFDGTVSIYNVKNLNNSACIASTSDSSERHMHPVWHVRCIIEEMSLSREDSMEMIVSVSTDGRVTKWLLFSNAFQGIDLMKIRRTQNQKKTEQSVLPVMIPLLCIDFHPTDSSIYLVGTHEGKIHKCSISKSQDFLGTYKKHICPVNHLAWSPFSPDVFLSCSSDWSIQLWRQDLFTPVLSFTSNEVAVLTVRWSPWLSTVFAAIKAGQLEIWDLNSNILNPTIVHPAPPGVRFTSLQFTRGTDCLLVGDSDGQVTVYQIKNLSVGEGKQGNSLDSIVRSVVSGQLNSLKTEVCESVEESQH; from the exons ATGTACACGCAGGTAGAGAACAAGAAGAAAGCCAGTTTGCAGCTAAACTC GTCTTCACCACGAATGACCAACTCGGTGTCAGGGATTCATAAGGTCGGTTTAAGTTCAAGAAACAAATGGAGCTTCACAGGTTCACCGACCCGAAAAGGTTCCATCCTGGCCGGGCACAGAGGCAGCAAACTGAGCGTCCTGGATGACAAGAGTGAAGTTCCCAAAGCTGTTCAG GTCTTGGATGATGATGGTAATGATGTCACTCCTCTGCCCCTGAATCAAGAAGAGTCAGGAGACAAATTCAAACAAGGAAAATTCTTCTGCGAGGAAATCTTTTCCAGTTTAAGATCTGAGCGCTTAAAGTCCACTTCAACCTTCAATCTGCCCACTGCGAG TTCCTTTATGGATAGCAGCACTCCATCCAGCATGAGAGCATCAATGACTAAGGAGAGCGAGGACAGTGTTCTAGACGTACCAATGCTACCTCCAGCTCCATACG AGGTGCCAAGAAAAAGATACAATGTGGAACCGCAGCTGACAGAGGAGATGTTGGATGAGGTAGTAGATATTCTGCTCCATGAGACAGATACCATTTCCCTGCTGGACATACCCAACACCTCTGTGTCAGAGGACGCTGAGGAGGCGGAAGCTATTGA aaaagcaaacattcaGTATGCAGAGCTATGCAAGAACAGACTGGGCAACGATAAGTTTGTGGTCCgatcaacacaaacattcaatggagcactaaaaaacaaacagatccaGAGTGACGAGATTGTTACTTTAGATGAAG GCACAATGGCTACTGTTTGGGACATCTATGACTCGTTCTGTGACAAAGAGGACACCACTGAGGATGAAGCGGCTGACTTCCCAGAAAGTGTGGTGAACACCAGCAATGGTcaggagaggaaagatgaaaaaagcagcagctgcagcacggTCGCTACAG GCAGTACGGTTAGCTCACTGGTTGAGAAGGAATCATGCAGGAGCACTTTAAGCACTGAGCCCAACACACAGCTGATTATGTCCGAGTCGTTCCAGTACAGTTTGTTAGTGATGGAGAGGAGCATCGTGACAAACCTCTTCCAACCAAAGCTGGCTGCTTATAGAAAGCTGCCCATACTGGAAG acCCTGACAGCACAGTGGAGCCTGGGGCTGAGGAGCAAAGCGAGGAGTGTGAGGAGAGCTCTTCATCTCCAACTCTGGAACCACTTTGGTCTTTCAGTTGTGAGCTGACCAGAGGACGCAACGTCACATGCATGGCCTTGAACAAGGAGAACCCG GATCTCCTGGCTGTGGGCTACGGTGACCTTAACTGCCTTTGCCAGAAACCAGGTTTAATCTGCTGCTGGTCCCTTAAAAACCCTTCA TGGCCGGAGCGCGTCATCCACTGTCATAGCAGTGTGACGTCCCTGGAATTCTCAGCCGAAAACACCGGCCAGCTTGCTGTGGGGATGTTCGACGGCACCGTGAGCATCTACAACGTCAAGAATCTGAACAACAGTGCGTGTATTGCCAGCACTAG cgaCTCATCCGAAAGGCACATGCATCCAGTGTGGCATGTTAGGTGCATCATAGAAGAGATGAGTCTGTCAAGGGAGGACAGTATGGAAATGATCGTCTCTGTGTCAACTGATGGCAGAGTCACCAAGTGGCTTCTCTTCAGCAATGCTTTTCAAGGCATAG ACCTTATGAAGATACGGAGGACTCAAaaccagaagaagacagagcAATCTGTTTTGCCTGTAATGATTCCACTTCTGTGTATCGACTTCCATCCAACA GACTCATCTATTTATCTGGTCGGTACGCACGAGGGAAAAATCCACAAGTGCTCCATCTCTAAGAGTCAGGATTTTCTGGGCACTTATAAAAAACACATC TGCCCTGTGAACCACCTCGCGTGGTCTCCATTCAGCCCTGATGTGTTCCTGAGCTGCTCCTCAGACTGGAGCATCCAGCTGTGGAGGCAGGACCTCTTCACGCCCGTGCTGAGCTTCACCTCCAACGAGGTGGCCGTGCTTACCGTTCGGTGGTCCCCCTGGTTGTCCACTGTATTTGCAGCCATTAaagctggacagctggagatCTGGGACCTGAACTCGAACAT CCTGAACCCAACTATAGTACACCCCGCTCCACCTGGTGTGAGGTTCACATCTCTACAGTTCACCAGAGGGACGGACTGTCTCTTGGTGGGGGACAGTGATGGACAAGTGACCGTCTACCAGATCAAGAACCTCAGCGTAGGAGAGGGCAAACAG ggAAACAGTTTGGACAGCATTGTTCGCTCTGTTGTTTCTGGGCAGCTcaattctttaaaaacagaagtctGTGAATCTGTGGAAGAATCACAACACTAA